From one Oculatellaceae cyanobacterium genomic stretch:
- a CDS encoding BrnA antitoxin family protein, whose amino-acid sequence MAAEYDFSQGKRGAIEPISSGKTRITIRLDDDVLAWFRHQVHLAGGGNYQTLINEALRQHIQHNQEPLEETLRRVVREELKRIEK is encoded by the coding sequence ATGGCAGCAGAATACGATTTTAGTCAAGGTAAACGAGGGGCAATTGAGCCAATCTCGTCTGGAAAAACTCGCATCACAATTCGGTTAGATGATGATGTGTTAGCGTGGTTTCGCCACCAAGTTCATTTAGCAGGTGGAGGAAACTATCAAACGTTGATTAATGAAGCGTTACGTCAACATATCCAACACAACCAAGAACCTTTGGAAGAAACTTTACGCAGAGTTGTCCGAGAAGAACTTAAGCG